TAGGGCCTGTAGGACCCCTCTAAGCATCCTCAGAGAGGGCTGGGCTGCCTCCCTTCCCTTACCGCCCACGGGCCCTTGGGTCCCCTTTGCTTTACATCAGCTCAGTTAGCCCCCGGCTCAGCACTGCTCCGTGCCGTCTCTGCTGGGCTCCAGGGAAGGGTGGGCTGGCCCCGTTCATGCCGACTTGGTCCCGCTCTCCACCTCCTTGTGCACCCACAGCTCCTTGTGCTGCTTGCGCCCGAAGCCCTCGTCGTAGTTGCCTTTACTCTTGAAGAGCTGCTGGAAGTGGGGCTTGCAGTAGAATTCCCCGTGGAGCGCTGCGTAGCTgcccaggctggggaaggagggcagggttAGCGGGGCACGGGGGCTCAGCTGCAGGCTGGCGGGGAGCGTGTGAGgcttggggacaccaggacaggggaggaaggaggagggaacaTGCAGGAGGGGACCCTTAGAaagggccagctgctccctccaGCCAGCTCAGGATGTTGGGGGCTGCTGTCAGCAGGATTAAAGGTCTGTAAAGAGGGGGGGGTCCCGCAGGGCAGCTCCGCCTTGGCTCTGTGTCATCTAGGAGGAAGCTGTGGCTCAGCTCTGCGTTACCTTGGGGGTCTTTCCCTGCTCTTGAGGGATGAAACTCCTTTTCCATACCAGGTGGGCAGATAAGCCCTTTTTTTGCTGTGATGAGTGGGCTGGGGGTCTTTAGCTACCTCGCAAGAGGAGGAAGGactggggtgggtgggtgggcgcGCTATTTGGAAGGGCGTCCCCCACCCAGGCTAGGCAGAGCCGCGGTGACACCCATCCACCTCGCCATCAACACGCGCCGCGGCGGCCTCCCCGCCCGGCTCACCTGAGCTTGGTGTGGCAGTGCTTGCAGCAGAAGCAGGCGTTGTGGAAGACAAATTTATCCGCCACCAGCCGCTCCATGGGATAGACGGTTTTCTGGCAGGCAGTGCACATCTCCTTCACTTGCGCCTTCAGGCTGAAGGACTGGGCAAGGGgaaagcaaagagagagaggATGAGGAAGGGGGTTGGGGTACCCTGTGCCTGGCTCCCACCGCAGCCCTCTTCCCTAACATCCATGCTGCCGTTTGCTGGAGCACTGGTTAGCGTGAAGCAGTCCCAACTCCCCTCGCCCTCCCTGTACTGCTCcactggtgctgggctggattgGTGCTTGGGCTTTTGGTCCTTCCCCCCTCGCCATGAACGAGTAGGATGTGGTAAAATTGCAGGTACCTTGGAGCGCTGCACCGTGCTGCCTCCTGAGTTGTTCTTTGCCTCctaagaagggaagaagagaaatcaAAATGAGAGCCTGGGCTGACAAGCCTGGCGCCGAGCTGTGCtgaaggaggagcagcagaggatcggtgcaggcagctgagctgcaggaccTCGGGGCACGCCAGCAGCCTCTGCCCGGCTCTCTCGGCCACGCGGTGACCGTCTCTGAACTCCGTGACCTCCGTCAGGTCCTCGTGTGCGAGTTACTTCCTGCGCTGTGGTGCTTTTCCcaaagagaggagaaggaagagaggaaaatagaacaagaggaaaaaccATTTACATATTGCAGAGAGGGAAGTAGGCACCAGGAGGCTGTGGGACTTGCCCGGGGCGGtgggggcagagcagccagccctcATCCAGCACTGCTCGCTGACGCCTCTGTCTCGGACATAGGAGCGTTGTTGATTCCATGGCCAAGGTATAGCTGACCTCTTCTGTGGTGGCAGCACCCAAGCACAGATCTAGGTGTCACAGCGTAGGCGTTGCAGAGCACAACCCCAGCGTGACAACCCTCCCTTGCTCCCAGCGACCACTGATGAGGAGCTCTCTCCGTCTGCAGGCATTGATTGCTGTCCTTGGCCACCCAGTGCGACCGCCAGGCGTGTCTCAGGCCGCAGAGGGCTGGCACTAGCCTCTCAGGaataacagcagcaaagcagaggagCCCTGCTGCCACGTTCCTGGGGGACAGTTTGGACCTGTGGCGGGCAGAGAGGGGGAAAGGGCTTTGCAGAGCCGCTGCAGCACAAGCCCCTGGCAAAACTCCCGCTGTGACCTGCACTGGCACGTCGTCACCTGCCCCTGGCTTATGCATCTGCtaacagcagctctgctttggtACGAGGTGCTGCTCACGCTCCTTCTAGCCAACATTTACCCCACAGGGCTGGAGAGTGATAATTAACCCTTCTCTTGCTGGAGGTGAGCAGGGCTCTAGCAATGCTGCCAGTGTGGGTCTTTGCCTGCAGTTGGAGCATGGCAGACTGCCAGTTCCCCCAGGGAATAGCTGGGGTGCCCCTCTCTCTCATGGAGCATGTTGGGCTGGATCCCCCTCAGCGGATGTTTTGTTTCTGAGTTCCTCTGCTAGCCCCGTTATCAGCCCGTCACGCTGCTGCGCGCACAGGAAACGCCTGCGCCGTAAGCGAGATCGAAAAGCCTTCTCTGGTCCCTGCAGGCTCCGTGTGTGTGCGGAGGgcaggggggggcagcggggcacgGTCAGAGTTGAAGACGTGCTCCGTCGCATTCGGCGGGGGCGGATGCTACTCGgaccctgcagctgcaggaggagcaacAGGGCAGAGAGATCCAAACACTGAGGTGCTTCTGCCCCCAGGATTTCAGAGCAGGGTCTCGGTGCACGCTCTCCCATCTGCAGCTGCAACAACTCGTCTCCTTCCAAATCACCTCCCGCTCCTCCCCCTCGCTTGCCCCCCTGTGCAGCCCCGCAGTCCTGCACCCTCCCCAAGCACGGGCACCCACTGGGTCCCAGTCAGCCACCTGCCTTTGCATTGATGAAAATACCCCTTTCTTCTTTCAAACAACCAAGACCAAGGGGGTAAACATACTTTAAGCAAGTGTGGACCAGCCAGGACTGCTTTACGACAGACTGGCTCACCCTCTGCACCGTTTATTCCCGAGGCTGGGGCAGTGTGACCCCGGAACGTCACCCCGCCGCCTCCTTGTCCTTCCTTGTGCTGCTGGTTTGGCTCTGCTTGGCCAGCtctgccccttctccctgcccccaggCTGATCTTCCATCCCCGTCCCTCCTGCGTTGTCCTTCCCCATCGTTTCTCCTTTGTATTTCTGGAAACGGTTTGTCCAAGAGACGCGCAGGAAACTCGCGCTTCGCTGAGCTGCCTCTTCAGACGTTTCCCAGCTGCTCTCATTGACTGAGGTCAGGGCCGTGATTTTCCTCCCCGTCCCCCAAGGCTGGAAGAGTAAGCCAAAGTCAACAGAGGGACATGGGCAGCGAGGAGACTCAGGCCGTGTAAAACCAGTTGCATCCCTCGGCACTGGTAAAACAACCGCAGGTGCTCTCCTGGGGTTAGGATTTCGTATATTGTTTCCAGGCTCAGCTGACCAGAGCTAAGGAAAACGCTGCCTCTTTGGAGCTGGAATACATCCGTTCCCAAGGCTACAGGCAATCCACCGTTGCTCGTCACTTCTCGGCAGCCTTCTGGCTCCGATCAGGCACGCTATCTATTTCATATCTGATATATCCTCCCTCGGGGAAGGGCCATATCCTGTCCCAGCAGGAGATGTTCTTGAGCCTTTATGTTTTTCCATCTCCGATCACTCCAATCCTAAGCAGCTCGCATGCTCTCAATTGTGATCGCAGAAAGCCATGGAAACACAAACAAACAGTCGGCAACTCGAGACGGGAGCGGGGTGAGGAGCTCTGTACGGACCAGAGCCTGGATGCTGGCGTTGCAACGTGCTCAGCAAACAGCACCTTCTGCTGGAACATTCCTGTCCccagttttgttgtttgggtgGCAGTGACTGTGCCTTTGATCACCCTAAAATGTCAAGTCTGGAATACAGCTTCTGTACGCAACCCTCCATCCCCGAGCACCAAAACCCGGGTTGAAATTCTCATGCAAACCGCAGGGGATGCTACGTACGTGAGTCGGGGGTGGGCTGGCGGGTCCCGTGGCCTGGAACATGGTTCCTTCCCCTCCTCCGTCTATTTAATCCTGAGCTTGAAGTTTGTGGGCCGGTGTTCCCTGGGGCGGTGTCTGAGACAGACCTCTTGCAACACCTGGAAAGGAAATGTCGACAGGAGCGTGGCTGGTTTCCTCACCCCAAACCCGGCGCTGcgcagctctgcaggagctctgcATGGCAGCGGCAAGCTCAAAGCTTCCTCCCTTGGGTCCGTGCAGCCTCTTTGGCCTAGGGATTTCTTGAGGGATCCAGGAGATTTAAGCACACCAGACCGGACTGGCAAACAGGGGAAGCAGGTCTGGCATTCTGCTCGGTTTTAGGAAGCTGGCAGGTGATGAGGGGCGCTGGGGTGAGGCTAGCGTACAGCTCGGTAGCTCTAGTCCTCCTTCTATACAAAGATATTGGGCTAGGATGGGAGAGGGCTGCTGGAAACAGGAGCAGAAGGTGATGCGATGGCTTCTGCTCCAAACCCATGCGTGGAAGGCAATGGCCAAGCTGTCAGCAGC
The Calonectris borealis chromosome 22, bCalBor7.hap1.2, whole genome shotgun sequence genome window above contains:
- the LIMD2 gene encoding LIM domain-containing protein 2, with translation MFQATGPASPPPTHEAKNNSGGSTVQRSKSFSLKAQVKEMCTACQKTVYPMERLVADKFVFHNACFCCKHCHTKLSLGSYAALHGEFYCKPHFQQLFKSKGNYDEGFGRKQHKELWVHKEVESGTKSA